One genomic region from Sphingobacterium sp. UGAL515B_05 encodes:
- a CDS encoding sugar-binding domain-containing protein: protein MYRYIIVFVVLFQSYTVWADGLNRLDLAGEWKVRLDPEDVGIEHGWAGKSFETSIRLPGTTDDAGLGTVNTLTPALAKPQLSHLTRAHRYVGAAWYTREISIPAGWTGKEIILNLERVLWESRVWIDGIAVVQKQRSLVSPHGFDLSALLKAGKKHRLTIRIDNRKKLPISVDDMAHAYTDHTQIIWNGILGKIAIQAYDAVRLKSVYASPNLAKKEINLQVNLRNRLAKAVVGKLKIKVKDKMGSLPSVERIIQLSPGDSAINLNYLLGDKLKVWSEFSPHLYDINLELKTIDAVSTLSTSIGMRELSTDGTMLKVNGEPLFLRGTLECSIFPLTGHPPMDKAGWRKVFVTAREWGLNHLRFHSWCPPEAAFAVADELGFYLQIELPIWENNLGKDEGVMNFLYEEADRIMQTYGNHPSFCFWSMGNELSGDFNALNALVKYIKEKDKRHLYTATSFTFQQGHGVKEEPYDDYLITQWTAKGWVRGQGVFNSETPTFNKNYSNSLEGISIPVVTHEIGQYAVYPNLAEIKKYKGVLKPLNFISVAEDLKQKGLLHKASAYTMSSGKLAAILYKEEMERALKTPGISGYQLLDLHDFPGQGTALVGLLDAFWDSKHILSAAEFRQFSAPVVPLLQFAKAVYTNDETFKASIDVSNYGQEILKNQGISWFLKDAGKIVAQGHFQSTIGKGHQGNVGHLEVPLQTIGQAKKLTIQLKLEGTSYENHWNIWVYPQKVAVNFGEVSYTRELEEAMHLLKEGKKVLLNPDWKKISGIEGKFVPVFWSPVHFPKQAGTMGLLCDPKHPVFADFPTDNHTDWQWWDLQIKSTTMITDQVKGGHAVVELIDNFANNRRLASLFEGTVGSGKLMIASFDMEADLANRPVARQLLSSILAYMNSTKFRPKVIENPAILSQVLRYKEAQEKSEPKAIY, encoded by the coding sequence ATGTATCGCTATATCATTGTATTCGTCGTTCTATTTCAAAGTTATACGGTCTGGGCAGATGGATTAAATCGTCTTGACCTTGCAGGTGAGTGGAAGGTTCGGCTTGATCCCGAAGATGTCGGTATCGAGCATGGTTGGGCTGGTAAATCGTTCGAAACATCGATCAGATTACCAGGAACAACTGATGATGCGGGTTTAGGAACCGTAAATACGTTGACACCTGCTCTTGCCAAACCTCAGCTTTCGCATCTAACGCGAGCACATCGTTATGTGGGGGCAGCATGGTATACACGGGAAATTTCAATTCCGGCAGGTTGGACAGGTAAGGAGATCATTTTAAACCTCGAGCGGGTTCTTTGGGAGTCTAGGGTTTGGATCGATGGGATAGCGGTAGTACAAAAGCAACGTAGCCTTGTCAGTCCGCATGGGTTTGACTTAAGTGCGCTACTGAAAGCAGGAAAGAAACATCGGTTGACAATCCGCATAGATAACAGGAAGAAGCTCCCAATTAGCGTTGATGATATGGCACATGCTTATACCGATCACACCCAAATTATTTGGAATGGCATTCTTGGAAAGATAGCTATTCAGGCCTACGATGCGGTGCGTCTGAAGTCTGTGTATGCGAGTCCTAATCTAGCGAAAAAGGAAATCAATCTGCAGGTCAATCTCCGTAATAGACTTGCAAAGGCCGTTGTCGGTAAACTGAAAATAAAGGTAAAAGACAAAATGGGTTCGCTACCATCCGTTGAAAGAATCATTCAGCTGTCGCCAGGGGATTCAGCGATCAATCTAAACTACCTTCTTGGTGACAAACTGAAAGTTTGGAGCGAATTTTCACCGCATTTGTACGACATCAATCTGGAATTGAAAACCATAGATGCCGTATCAACATTGAGTACCTCAATAGGTATGCGTGAGCTTTCTACGGATGGGACCATGCTAAAAGTCAATGGTGAGCCTTTATTTTTGAGGGGAACATTGGAATGCAGTATCTTTCCGTTAACGGGACATCCGCCGATGGATAAGGCCGGTTGGAGAAAAGTCTTTGTGACAGCGCGCGAATGGGGGCTAAATCATCTGAGGTTTCATTCATGGTGTCCTCCTGAGGCGGCCTTTGCTGTTGCTGACGAATTGGGATTCTATCTTCAAATTGAGTTGCCAATCTGGGAGAATAATCTTGGTAAAGATGAGGGAGTGATGAATTTTCTCTATGAAGAGGCCGATCGAATAATGCAAACCTATGGAAACCATCCGTCCTTTTGTTTTTGGAGCATGGGTAACGAGTTGAGTGGTGATTTCAATGCGCTGAATGCGCTGGTAAAATACATAAAGGAAAAAGACAAACGGCATCTTTATACCGCAACTTCTTTTACATTCCAGCAAGGGCATGGTGTCAAGGAAGAACCCTATGATGATTATCTGATTACCCAGTGGACAGCCAAGGGCTGGGTACGGGGACAAGGTGTATTTAATAGCGAAACACCTACATTCAATAAAAACTACAGCAATTCTTTGGAAGGAATTTCGATTCCGGTCGTGACGCACGAAATTGGACAATATGCTGTCTATCCCAATCTCGCCGAAATCAAAAAATATAAAGGTGTTTTAAAACCGTTAAACTTCATTTCTGTAGCAGAAGATCTAAAACAAAAAGGATTATTACATAAGGCCAGCGCATATACGATGTCCTCGGGAAAATTGGCAGCTATTCTGTACAAAGAGGAGATGGAAAGAGCGTTGAAGACACCGGGTATCAGTGGTTATCAGCTCCTTGATCTTCACGATTTCCCTGGTCAGGGAACGGCATTGGTAGGCTTATTAGATGCTTTTTGGGACAGCAAACATATTCTCTCTGCGGCAGAATTTCGACAATTTAGTGCTCCAGTAGTGCCTTTGCTTCAGTTTGCGAAAGCTGTATATACCAACGATGAAACGTTCAAAGCTTCTATAGATGTGAGTAATTATGGACAGGAGATTTTGAAGAATCAGGGGATTAGTTGGTTCCTGAAAGATGCGGGAAAAATAGTCGCACAGGGACATTTTCAGTCAACCATTGGAAAAGGACATCAAGGCAATGTGGGGCATTTAGAAGTACCATTACAAACAATTGGACAGGCGAAGAAATTGACGATTCAACTTAAACTTGAGGGTACTTCATACGAAAATCATTGGAATATTTGGGTGTATCCTCAGAAGGTAGCCGTTAATTTTGGGGAAGTTAGCTATACGCGCGAATTGGAGGAAGCAATGCACTTGCTGAAAGAAGGGAAAAAAGTGCTTTTAAATCCCGATTGGAAGAAAATAAGCGGTATTGAAGGGAAGTTCGTTCCTGTTTTTTGGAGCCCGGTACACTTTCCAAAACAGGCTGGTACAATGGGCTTGCTTTGTGATCCTAAACATCCTGTATTTGCCGATTTCCCGACAGATAATCATACGGATTGGCAATGGTGGGATCTCCAAATTAAATCGACTACGATGATTACGGATCAGGTCAAAGGTGGACATGCAGTTGTAGAGCTCATTGATAACTTTGCCAATAATAGAAGATTAGCATCTCTTTTTGAAGGGACGGTAGGATCAGGTAAGCTGATGATCGCATCGTTCGATATGGAGGCGGATCTAGCCAATAGGCCCGTTGCAAGACAGCTGTTGAGCTCCATATTAGCGTATATGAACAGTACAAAGTTTAGGCCTAAAGTGATCGAAAATCCGGCAATTCTATCGCAGGTATTGCGCTACAAAGAAGCGCAAGAAAAGTCCGAACCCAAAGCGATCTATTAG
- a CDS encoding RNA polymerase sigma-70 factor, protein MRKENDEANLIQALSIGKQAVLPKLYERYADRIFDVSFHLLKDTGWSEDVVQEVFVKLWTNRESIKQDVDLWPFLYVLTKRECFNKLRSIKRSHSAFELLYYHIEHHSDSADGLIERKELAGEIENYLSLLPEQQKLVFTLSRIEGIPHNQIAEELNLSKNTVKNHLARASKHLKQVRSGRNPLLTLFFYFF, encoded by the coding sequence ATGAGAAAAGAAAACGATGAAGCCAATTTGATCCAGGCGCTCTCTATAGGAAAGCAGGCTGTTTTACCAAAACTTTACGAACGATATGCAGACCGCATTTTCGATGTATCTTTCCATTTGTTGAAAGATACAGGTTGGAGCGAGGATGTCGTGCAGGAAGTTTTCGTGAAACTGTGGACCAATAGAGAAAGTATAAAACAGGATGTGGATCTCTGGCCATTTCTCTATGTATTGACTAAAAGAGAGTGTTTTAATAAACTAAGAAGTATTAAGCGTTCTCATTCGGCCTTTGAGCTTCTATATTACCATATTGAACATCATTCGGATAGCGCCGACGGTTTAATAGAACGAAAGGAACTTGCTGGTGAAATAGAAAATTATCTTTCCCTACTTCCTGAACAACAAAAACTTGTTTTTACATTAAGCCGAATCGAAGGGATACCTCACAATCAAATTGCAGAAGAACTAAATCTTTCTAAGAATACTGTAAAAAACCATCTTGCCAGAGCATCGAAACATTTAAAACAAGTCCGTTCTGGACGAAATCCGCTATTAACCCTATTTTTTTATTTTTTCTAA
- a CDS encoding FecR family protein — protein sequence MQEERLRYLLTHYFRNTISRSELKEMLDQLDQLEEAEFSDLFERMGERIPERSELFNRDQVLNQISSRIGEHHEEIGNERKSKLRYIKWGGIAAAIVVFCFSILFLVQQSAQETTSQQAISPKEIALPENGAPILKLSNGDQYSISEEHPETLDKNDLSIVKATDGTVVYQIRNNGKGKSEMRTFLSPKGSSLTVKLIDGTQVQLNSGASLTYPTHFDDHTRTVSLDGEAYFDVTHDSRKPFVVQTKQTKISVLGTQFNVASDLSKTKILTTLIKGKVAVSAGQNQQILSPGMQAQTDLRTKQIVLQEADLKEVLAWRDGFFRFSEDNIETVLRKVSEWYDIKEIKVQSSSRDTFTGMIKRTKKLSDLFGQLEKISNYKFKIQDGRVLVM from the coding sequence ATGCAAGAAGAAAGACTACGCTATTTGCTAACCCATTATTTTAGAAATACAATCTCTCGTTCGGAATTGAAAGAGATGCTCGATCAATTAGATCAGCTGGAAGAAGCTGAATTCTCTGATCTTTTTGAACGTATGGGCGAAAGAATTCCTGAACGCTCAGAGTTGTTTAACAGGGATCAGGTTTTAAATCAGATCTCAAGTCGAATAGGGGAACATCATGAAGAGATAGGAAATGAAAGAAAATCAAAGCTGCGCTACATCAAATGGGGGGGGATTGCTGCCGCAATTGTTGTCTTTTGTTTTTCAATTCTGTTTTTGGTCCAGCAAAGCGCGCAGGAAACAACGTCTCAACAAGCCATCTCGCCAAAGGAAATCGCCTTGCCGGAAAACGGTGCACCTATACTTAAACTTTCAAATGGTGATCAATATTCAATTTCAGAAGAGCATCCCGAGACCTTGGATAAAAACGATCTGAGCATCGTTAAAGCAACAGATGGCACAGTAGTGTATCAGATTAGAAATAATGGCAAAGGCAAATCCGAGATGAGAACTTTCCTTAGTCCAAAAGGTAGTTCATTGACCGTGAAGCTGATTGATGGCACACAGGTTCAACTAAACTCTGGCGCTAGCTTGACCTATCCCACGCATTTTGATGATCACACTCGCACAGTATCCTTGGATGGTGAAGCTTATTTTGATGTCACTCACGACAGTCGCAAACCTTTTGTAGTTCAGACCAAGCAAACCAAGATCAGTGTGTTGGGGACGCAATTTAATGTTGCTTCTGATTTAAGCAAAACTAAAATATTGACCACTTTAATCAAAGGTAAAGTCGCTGTAAGCGCCGGACAGAATCAACAGATTTTGAGCCCAGGGATGCAAGCACAAACTGATCTGCGTACGAAGCAAATTGTGCTGCAAGAAGCTGATCTAAAAGAGGTGCTTGCCTGGCGGGATGGTTTCTTTCGCTTTTCGGAAGACAATATTGAGACTGTTTTGAGAAAGGTGAGCGAATGGTACGATATTAAAGAAATTAAGGTGCAGTCGTCCTCAAGAGATACATTTACGGGGATGATAAAGAGAACTAAAAAGCTGTCGGATCTGTTCGGACAGCTGGAGAAAATATCTAATTATAAATTTAAAATTCAGGATGGGAGGGTCCTTGTTATGTAA
- a CDS encoding TonB-dependent receptor: MKVCILILIISMVHVYASSFGQQVTLDIKNGRLVDVLDEIQKQTGYEFLYNNSLINKQKRVTIKANHKNFKELLQEFLSERGLTYELTLNTVLIRAKQISSPIAPVNIIQIQRRRITGVVSDVKGMPLESVTVSVKGTTIGTKTDAQGQFALEIEDQHKVLQFSLVGFQTFERNISTSHQLNVTLEPAVADLEEAVVVAYGKQRKISVVGAISSVSPQQLKTPVAKISSALAGQMAGVVTVQGSGEPGSATSFWIRGVSSFAGSNSPLILVDGIERPMDLVDPEDVESFSVLKDATATAVYGVRGANGIVIITTKRGKKSAKPTINARVERGMLEPVVLPKLANAAQWLDYYNDINFEASGKAPLTQEEINKYVNKVDPDVYPNVDWMQEIFKKRTSNERLNVNVTGGGDFIKYYVSGSYMKENGIFQPRKTSNYDPSVNFDRINFRSNVDIRLSKSTEVNLNLSNQYETKNRLGVNLSDMYEMVLHTTPVATPIQFSNGAYAQPQGGRNPYYALNTTGFSKDFWNNAQSLIGITQDFSELITPGLKANVKFSWDAKNSSSLDKRKAPTTYYVDKANPRDSEGNLILKDNGNGSDYLSLEDYHSGERATNFESSLMYDQLFGEKHRVGGLFLFSMRERTNNFPERDYIAAFPYRNTGIASRLTYSYQDRYFIEGNFGYNGSENFAPKKRFGFFPSLAMGYVISNESFFKSLLPVVNFLKIRGSIGKIGSDKIGGSRRFAYNSEMKLDGGYSFGIGGKNYIQGIATGYPGNPLVAWESALKRNIGLELSLFNKLTIQADYFAEKRDGIYILQGSVPSIVGINVKPYVNIGQMQNKGAEGSLEFNHRQGEVGIQIRGNLTYNRNKKLFDDNPVPRWAYQSEIGQRWGQQRGLIALGLFQSEEDIAHSPIQRYGDIIRPGDVKYRDINGDGEITDEDKVAIGNTEMPQWNYGFGTSVSWKGFDLSAFFHGVGQISRIIAGGPLYGQTGNIWGYGQIYSDVADHRWSADNPDPNAIYPRLSFNIANNAQPSTLWQRDMSFIRLKNLELGYTLPKLLTEKWKMSIVRIYAQGVNVFTFSKFKLWDPELETVSGSSYPQMRVFNVGLSVTL; the protein is encoded by the coding sequence ATGAAAGTATGCATACTAATCCTCATCATCTCCATGGTGCACGTCTATGCATCTAGCTTTGGTCAGCAAGTGACATTGGATATAAAAAACGGACGTTTGGTGGACGTCCTGGATGAGATTCAAAAACAAACGGGGTACGAGTTTTTGTATAATAACAGTTTGATTAATAAACAGAAAAGAGTAACCATTAAAGCGAACCACAAAAACTTTAAAGAGCTACTTCAGGAATTCTTATCGGAAAGAGGCCTGACCTATGAATTGACGTTGAATACCGTATTGATACGGGCGAAGCAAATTTCTTCGCCAATTGCGCCGGTCAATATCATTCAGATACAGCGAAGGAGGATTACCGGTGTTGTGTCGGATGTGAAGGGAATGCCATTGGAAAGTGTCACGGTTTCGGTTAAGGGGACAACTATTGGAACGAAGACCGATGCGCAGGGGCAATTTGCTTTGGAAATTGAAGATCAGCACAAGGTGCTACAGTTTTCTCTGGTAGGATTTCAGACGTTCGAGCGTAATATTAGTACGTCACATCAGCTGAATGTCACTTTGGAGCCCGCAGTAGCTGATCTGGAGGAGGCGGTAGTTGTTGCTTATGGAAAACAACGTAAAATTAGTGTGGTAGGAGCGATTAGCAGTGTTTCTCCACAGCAGTTAAAAACTCCCGTAGCTAAAATCAGTAGCGCATTGGCGGGGCAGATGGCGGGAGTTGTTACGGTTCAGGGCTCTGGCGAGCCGGGGTCGGCAACTTCATTCTGGATACGAGGGGTCAGTAGTTTTGCAGGAAGTAACAGTCCATTGATTTTAGTCGATGGAATCGAGCGTCCAATGGATCTAGTTGATCCTGAGGATGTGGAGTCTTTTTCAGTTTTGAAAGATGCAACTGCCACAGCCGTGTACGGAGTAAGGGGCGCCAATGGTATTGTGATCATCACGACAAAAAGAGGAAAGAAAAGTGCCAAACCAACAATTAATGCTCGTGTTGAGCGTGGTATGTTGGAACCTGTTGTCTTGCCTAAATTGGCAAATGCCGCTCAATGGTTAGATTATTATAACGATATCAATTTTGAAGCTTCTGGAAAAGCACCATTGACACAGGAAGAGATAAATAAATATGTGAATAAAGTGGACCCGGATGTATATCCAAATGTAGATTGGATGCAAGAAATCTTTAAAAAGAGAACATCAAATGAGCGTTTGAACGTGAATGTAACCGGAGGAGGTGATTTTATTAAGTATTATGTGTCGGGTTCCTACATGAAAGAGAATGGAATCTTTCAGCCTCGTAAAACATCTAACTACGATCCGTCGGTGAATTTCGATCGGATCAATTTCAGATCGAATGTCGATATCAGGCTTTCTAAATCGACAGAAGTAAATCTGAATCTCTCCAATCAATATGAAACAAAAAATCGATTGGGTGTCAATTTAAGCGATATGTATGAAATGGTGCTGCATACAACTCCGGTCGCAACGCCTATCCAGTTTTCCAATGGAGCTTATGCACAGCCCCAAGGCGGGAGAAACCCATATTATGCGCTCAATACCACAGGATTCTCGAAGGATTTTTGGAATAATGCACAGTCATTGATTGGTATAACGCAGGATTTTTCGGAGTTGATAACTCCCGGTTTGAAAGCGAATGTCAAATTCTCCTGGGATGCAAAGAACTCGTCGAGCTTAGATAAAAGAAAGGCACCAACGACCTATTATGTTGACAAAGCAAATCCACGAGACAGTGAAGGAAATCTTATTTTAAAAGATAATGGTAACGGAAGTGACTACCTATCATTAGAAGATTATCATTCTGGAGAGCGTGCGACCAATTTTGAAAGCTCTCTGATGTATGACCAATTGTTTGGTGAAAAACATCGTGTGGGCGGGTTGTTTTTATTTTCCATGCGTGAGCGGACAAATAATTTTCCAGAACGTGATTATATTGCAGCCTTCCCCTATCGTAATACAGGAATTGCTTCACGTCTGACTTACTCGTATCAGGATCGCTATTTTATAGAAGGTAACTTTGGCTATAATGGTTCGGAGAACTTTGCGCCAAAGAAACGCTTTGGTTTCTTTCCTTCCCTAGCTATGGGCTATGTTATTAGTAATGAGTCCTTCTTCAAGTCGCTTTTGCCTGTTGTAAACTTCTTGAAGATCCGGGGATCCATTGGTAAGATTGGCAGTGATAAAATCGGCGGTTCCCGTCGGTTTGCCTATAATTCCGAAATGAAACTCGATGGCGGTTATTCTTTCGGCATTGGCGGTAAAAATTATATTCAAGGTATAGCAACTGGTTATCCCGGTAACCCGTTGGTTGCCTGGGAAAGTGCATTAAAGCGTAATATTGGTCTTGAACTAAGTCTGTTTAATAAGCTGACTATACAAGCCGATTATTTCGCCGAAAAGCGCGATGGAATTTATATTCTTCAAGGTAGTGTCCCTTCAATCGTGGGAATTAATGTAAAACCTTACGTTAATATTGGGCAGATGCAGAATAAAGGAGCCGAAGGTTCATTGGAATTTAATCATCGTCAGGGGGAAGTGGGAATACAAATTCGTGGTAACCTGACCTATAACCGAAATAAAAAATTATTTGATGATAATCCAGTTCCGAGATGGGCTTACCAGTCTGAGATTGGACAGCGTTGGGGGCAACAGCGTGGCTTGATTGCTTTGGGACTGTTTCAGTCGGAAGAAGATATCGCACATAGCCCAATTCAGCGTTATGGCGACATTATACGCCCTGGAGATGTCAAATACCGTGATATCAATGGTGACGGTGAAATTACGGATGAAGACAAAGTGGCTATAGGAAACACAGAGATGCCACAATGGAATTATGGGTTTGGAACCAGTGTATCTTGGAAGGGATTTGATTTATCGGCCTTTTTCCATGGTGTTGGACAAATATCGCGGATTATTGCAGGTGGACCTTTATATGGTCAAACCGGAAATATTTGGGGTTATGGACAGATTTATTCGGATGTAGCTGATCATCGCTGGAGTGCAGACAATCCAGATCCAAATGCTATTTACCCACGATTGTCATTTAATATTGCCAATAACGCTCAGCCTTCAACCTTATGGCAGCGCGATATGAGTTTTATCCGTTTGAAGAATCTAGAACTAGGCTACACGTTGCCAAAGCTGTTGACCGAAAAATGGAAAATGTCCATCGTGCGTATTTATGCACAAGGCGTGAATGTATTCACGTTTAGTAAGTTCAAACTATGGGATCCCGAATTAGAGACGGTGTCGGGCAGCAGTTATCCCCAAATGCGTGTATTTAATGTTGGTTTAAGTGTGACACTCTAA
- a CDS encoding RagB/SusD family nutrient uptake outer membrane protein, translating to MKKYIYSVSCLLLLLSFGSCSKYLDVDLENQMTLEEVFNKRKTTEQYLAQVYGYLPIEHDMFSGEGGNVPLSDEALFSWVAWVPWLNFTNGAWGVTTQDYTTWEQNYKGINQATIFIENIDRNVELTAATKDIMKAEARFLRAYFYYLLLKRYGPVFVWGDRAPDSKIDPTTVDRMSLQTNVDFILSEFDKASAVLPQEITDQAWYGRLTKGAVMAAKSELLLYMARPLFNGAKLYIGIRNKSGEFLFPQAPDPNKWELAAKSAKALIDLNVYALYQDNKETNAFRRAIKSYMGIYFDKWNSEVIWGRWSDDGFNYNVRTAPPRVVTMGWGGYAPSLKLVDTYPMASSGRYPITGYSSNGQPIIDEKSGYKETGFTDNYVHPLDNFASFKAHNSCVGRDARFYASILANGMYWTNPKPQPRQVTFFDGGTSSYTKTGDCVKSGYLWRRMSDPTNDIESGNWGQFAWPFFRLAEIYLNYAEACNEKPSRNEAEALKYVNLVRQRSGLNKLEEAYPEVLGNKELLRELLRKERMVEMAFEGHRYPDLRTWMIAEQEMNEPYYTRNVAATTYEASWERTKDVFPGKRSFQAKHYFFPIQQKQLSEMINITQNYGW from the coding sequence ATGAAAAAGTATATATACTCGGTTTCTTGTCTTTTGTTGTTACTTTCCTTCGGGTCATGTAGCAAATACCTGGATGTAGATCTGGAAAATCAGATGACCTTGGAAGAGGTGTTCAATAAACGGAAAACCACTGAGCAATACTTAGCTCAGGTATATGGTTATTTGCCCATAGAACATGACATGTTTAGCGGAGAGGGTGGAAATGTGCCACTAAGTGATGAAGCCTTGTTTTCTTGGGTTGCCTGGGTTCCATGGCTCAACTTTACGAACGGTGCATGGGGGGTGACAACACAGGATTATACGACTTGGGAGCAGAATTATAAAGGGATTAATCAGGCAACCATTTTCATTGAAAATATTGATAGAAATGTAGAATTGACTGCTGCTACTAAAGATATTATGAAAGCTGAGGCCCGTTTTTTAAGAGCCTATTTTTATTATCTGCTTTTAAAAAGATATGGACCTGTATTTGTATGGGGCGATCGTGCGCCGGATAGTAAAATTGATCCAACAACAGTCGACCGTATGTCTTTGCAGACGAATGTAGATTTTATACTTTCTGAATTTGATAAAGCAAGTGCCGTATTGCCGCAGGAAATTACTGATCAAGCCTGGTATGGTCGTTTGACGAAAGGGGCTGTAATGGCCGCTAAATCTGAATTACTTCTGTATATGGCCCGACCGTTATTTAATGGGGCGAAACTTTATATAGGAATAAGAAATAAGAGCGGTGAATTCTTATTCCCACAAGCACCAGATCCCAATAAATGGGAGCTTGCGGCGAAATCAGCCAAAGCGCTAATTGATCTGAATGTGTATGCCCTTTACCAAGATAACAAGGAGACGAACGCTTTCCGACGTGCGATTAAATCCTATATGGGTATTTATTTTGATAAATGGAATTCGGAAGTTATTTGGGGAAGATGGTCCGATGACGGCTTCAATTATAACGTACGAACCGCACCACCACGAGTTGTAACAATGGGCTGGGGCGGTTATGCACCTTCTCTAAAACTGGTTGATACCTATCCGATGGCAAGCTCTGGACGCTACCCGATTACAGGTTATAGCAGCAATGGACAACCTATTATTGATGAAAAATCAGGGTATAAGGAAACAGGATTTACAGATAACTATGTACATCCACTGGATAATTTTGCTTCCTTTAAAGCACATAACAGTTGTGTCGGAAGGGATGCACGTTTCTACGCGTCTATTTTGGCAAATGGAATGTATTGGACCAACCCAAAACCTCAGCCTAGGCAGGTGACATTCTTTGATGGCGGAACATCTTCGTATACGAAAACAGGCGACTGTGTGAAATCAGGCTATTTGTGGCGGCGGATGAGTGATCCAACAAATGATATAGAATCTGGAAACTGGGGACAGTTTGCCTGGCCTTTTTTTCGTCTTGCAGAGATATACCTCAATTATGCAGAAGCATGTAATGAAAAACCAAGTCGAAATGAAGCTGAAGCATTGAAGTATGTGAATCTCGTGCGACAACGCAGCGGCTTGAATAAATTGGAGGAGGCTTACCCTGAAGTCTTGGGAAATAAAGAGTTGCTTCGAGAACTTCTTCGTAAGGAGCGCATGGTAGAAATGGCTTTTGAGGGGCATCGCTATCCAGATCTAAGAACATGGATGATTGCAGAACAGGAAATGAACGAGCCTTATTACACACGCAATGTCGCAGCTACAACTTATGAAGCTTCCTGGGAACGTACAAAAGATGTTTTTCCTGGAAAGAGAAGTTTTCAGGCAAAACATTACTTTTTCCCCATACAGCAAAAGCAACTGAGCGAGATGATAAACATAACACAAAATTATGGATGGTAG
- a CDS encoding BT_3987 domain-containing protein has product MIRNYISCCVVFLGLFLLNGCQKDDRMNNMVDDTIYFRDFKENKITVFDWGKFDYNVTVVKAGIGQQAAKVNFKIDEAYLAAYNAQEGTNYKLLPADCYKIDQTALAFEKKDYLQDIAVIFDSERIKALQGKYKELYVIPCRIEAEGGILHALKPEMATTLLIPNVKDPFLEFTSPGLQLDQIKLSPTGAEQAVGEATLGTNYPNQWDLDYEIEVDPTVLTVYNGAVSEDKKLKLLPKEAYQLLPEPYKIAAKKNKTSFSYTILKKGLIDGTTNLFGEYALPLRIKSVSKNGINPVASTVLVPVSFQPPDIPRSGWKVITASSEWIGGGEKENILDGNPDTFWHNIWMGGEPPLPHYVIIDFGKEYNVMMVELTRRLWNNDLKVVEFSTSNDNKTYVPLGKIDFGTNSPKSTLAVNVPTTKARYLKCTVTESNRPPSSAIAEVYVKGL; this is encoded by the coding sequence ATGATTAGAAATTATATATCCTGCTGTGTTGTCTTTTTGGGCCTATTTCTGTTGAATGGATGTCAAAAGGATGACCGGATGAATAACATGGTCGATGACACCATTTATTTCAGAGATTTCAAAGAGAATAAAATAACCGTATTTGACTGGGGAAAGTTTGATTATAATGTTACTGTTGTGAAAGCAGGTATCGGGCAACAGGCTGCGAAGGTCAACTTCAAGATTGACGAAGCTTATCTAGCAGCATATAATGCGCAAGAAGGGACAAACTATAAGCTGCTCCCCGCAGATTGCTACAAAATTGATCAAACAGCATTAGCATTTGAAAAAAAGGATTATCTACAAGATATTGCCGTTATTTTTGATAGCGAACGTATAAAAGCGTTGCAGGGAAAGTATAAGGAGTTGTATGTTATTCCTTGCCGTATTGAAGCTGAGGGCGGAATATTGCATGCGTTGAAACCTGAAATGGCAACTACATTGCTCATCCCCAACGTTAAAGATCCTTTTTTGGAGTTTACATCACCAGGACTGCAGCTGGATCAAATCAAATTAAGCCCCACAGGTGCTGAACAAGCAGTAGGCGAAGCAACATTAGGCACAAACTACCCTAACCAATGGGATCTTGACTATGAGATTGAAGTTGATCCAACCGTTTTAACTGTCTACAACGGAGCAGTCAGCGAGGATAAGAAGTTGAAATTGCTTCCAAAAGAAGCTTATCAACTCTTGCCTGAACCGTATAAAATTGCAGCAAAAAAGAATAAAACGAGCTTTTCCTATACAATTTTGAAAAAGGGGCTTATTGATGGAACAACCAATTTATTCGGAGAATATGCTTTGCCTTTACGAATTAAGTCGGTTTCAAAAAATGGGATTAACCCCGTTGCTTCGACAGTATTGGTTCCTGTTTCATTTCAACCTCCAGATATCCCACGTAGTGGCTGGAAAGTAATTACAGCGTCTTCCGAATGGATTGGCGGCGGTGAAAAGGAAAATATACTCGACGGTAACCCCGATACCTTCTGGCATAATATCTGGATGGGCGGAGAACCACCATTGCCACATTATGTGATTATAGATTTTGGCAAAGAATATAATGTGATGATGGTTGAATTGACAAGGCGACTTTGGAATAATGATTTAAAAGTTGTTGAATTTTCGACAAGTAATGATAACAAAACGTATGTTCCATTAGGAAAAATTGATTTTGGAACAAATAGTCCCAAATCAACGTTGGCGGTAAATGTCCCAACGACAAAAGCACGTTATTTAAAATGTACGGTTACCGAAAGTAATCGTCCTCCTTCATCCGCTATTGCCGAAGTATATGTCAAAGGATTATAA